A single region of the Microlunatus panaciterrae genome encodes:
- the ngcE gene encoding N-acetylglucosamine/diacetylchitobiose ABC transporter substrate-binding protein produces MSDEIRTALTFGGSEGSSGVSRRTLIKSAALGAALVGAGGALSACAAGGGGGAAGGSESQAAGEKTADNPFGVDKKAPLEVVIFDGGYGDEYGKAHVALYNDWAGSEVAKMTSTVKIATTLQPRFAGGTPPEVIDNSGADAMPTSALVDKNQLADLQPLLDAPSIDDPNTKIGDLMLPGAVEGGSFDGVFRQLGYVFSMWGFWYSKPLFDKNGWEPAKTWDDFFALCKEIKDQGKMAPFIHTGVHTQYMMNILTTMAIKHGGKDIMLGLDNLKPDAWANDSVLTAAKAVEKLYKDGYIMKGAEGMDHTTSQTQWLLGKAAVIPCGSWLENEMKGKVPEGFDMVVQPIPSLTSSDKMPFETLNGGAGEPFIVSEQAKNKPGAYEYLRRMLSKEGATKFSASTGSLVAVKGAGEDLKNPSTALKSVSDATAAAGDNVVSVSYAGWYAEMNDAGKREMANLTTGRSNADQFVAAMQKACDAVASDPKVKKYSRS; encoded by the coding sequence ATGAGCGACGAGATTCGCACAGCACTGACGTTCGGCGGCTCGGAGGGCAGCTCCGGCGTCAGTCGACGCACGCTGATCAAGTCGGCCGCTCTCGGTGCCGCACTGGTGGGTGCGGGGGGTGCCCTGTCCGCCTGCGCGGCTGGTGGCGGAGGGGGCGCTGCGGGTGGCTCGGAGAGCCAGGCAGCCGGCGAGAAGACCGCCGACAACCCGTTCGGCGTCGACAAGAAGGCACCCCTGGAGGTGGTCATCTTCGATGGTGGCTACGGCGACGAGTACGGCAAGGCCCATGTGGCGCTGTACAACGACTGGGCCGGCTCCGAGGTGGCGAAGATGACCTCGACCGTCAAGATCGCCACCACGCTGCAGCCCCGGTTCGCCGGTGGCACCCCGCCGGAGGTGATCGACAACTCCGGTGCCGACGCGATGCCCACCTCGGCCCTGGTGGACAAGAACCAGCTGGCCGACCTGCAGCCGCTGCTGGATGCTCCGAGCATCGACGACCCGAACACCAAGATCGGCGATCTGATGCTTCCCGGTGCCGTCGAGGGCGGATCCTTCGACGGGGTCTTCCGCCAGCTCGGCTACGTCTTCTCCATGTGGGGTTTCTGGTACTCCAAGCCGCTGTTCGACAAGAACGGTTGGGAGCCCGCCAAGACGTGGGACGACTTCTTCGCCCTCTGCAAGGAGATCAAGGACCAGGGCAAGATGGCCCCGTTCATCCACACCGGTGTGCACACCCAGTACATGATGAACATCCTCACCACGATGGCGATCAAGCATGGCGGCAAGGACATCATGCTGGGCCTGGACAACCTGAAGCCTGACGCCTGGGCCAACGACTCGGTGCTGACAGCCGCCAAGGCGGTCGAGAAGCTCTACAAGGACGGCTACATCATGAAGGGAGCCGAGGGCATGGATCACACCACCTCGCAGACCCAGTGGCTGCTCGGCAAGGCTGCGGTGATCCCTTGCGGCTCCTGGCTCGAGAACGAGATGAAGGGCAAGGTGCCGGAGGGCTTCGACATGGTCGTACAGCCGATCCCGTCGCTGACCTCCAGTGACAAGATGCCGTTCGAGACGCTGAACGGCGGCGCCGGGGAGCCTTTCATCGTCTCCGAGCAGGCCAAGAACAAGCCCGGCGCCTACGAATACCTGCGGCGGATGCTCAGCAAGGAGGGTGCGACCAAGTTCTCGGCGTCGACCGGCTCGTTGGTGGCCGTCAAGGGGGCCGGTGAGGACCTGAAGAACCCGAGCACCGCCTTGAAGTCGGTCTCGGACGCCACCGCCGCCGCCGGCGACAACGTGGTGTCAGTCAGCTACGCCGGCTGGTATGCGGAGATGAACGACGCCGGCAAGCGGGAGATGGCCAACCTGACCACCGGCCGCTCCAACGCGGACCAGTTCGTTGCCGCGATGCAGAAGGCCTGTGACGCAGTCGCCAGCGACCCGAAAGTCAAGAAGTACAGCCGGAGCTGA
- a CDS encoding ABC transporter permease subunit, whose product MTLAAAPPGEQLKLSQETAPIKVGRGERGLTVFTHVFLIGWALIVAIPLIWVLFSSLKTDNEIFVDSWKPPAALQFDNYARAWNASHISQYFFNSLIVVTASVVIVMVLGAMVAYCLARYEFPGRTILRYAFIGAMAVPLFLAIVPLFGVVKGFGLLNTYHGLIAVYVAYAMPFTVFFLTGFFSTLPKEISEAAFVDGAGHYRTFFSVMLPMARPGMISIGIFNALGLWNQYLIPVFLVTDESKFVVPQGLAILAATAGYRSDFSGLFAGLMIGMAPVLVLYLIFQKQIQSGMTAGALK is encoded by the coding sequence GTGACGCTTGCTGCCGCGCCTCCTGGCGAACAACTGAAGCTGTCGCAGGAGACCGCACCCATCAAGGTCGGTCGCGGTGAGCGTGGACTCACCGTCTTCACGCACGTGTTCCTGATCGGCTGGGCGCTGATCGTGGCCATCCCATTGATCTGGGTGCTGTTCTCCTCGCTGAAGACCGATAACGAGATCTTCGTGGACTCCTGGAAGCCACCCGCGGCGCTGCAGTTCGACAACTACGCCCGGGCGTGGAACGCGTCCCACATCTCCCAGTACTTCTTCAACAGCCTGATCGTGGTGACCGCCTCGGTGGTGATCGTGATGGTGCTGGGCGCGATGGTGGCCTACTGCCTGGCCCGCTACGAGTTCCCGGGGCGCACCATCCTGCGCTACGCCTTCATCGGCGCGATGGCCGTGCCCCTGTTCCTGGCGATCGTGCCACTGTTCGGCGTGGTCAAGGGGTTCGGTCTGCTGAACACCTACCACGGGCTGATCGCCGTCTACGTCGCCTACGCGATGCCTTTCACCGTCTTCTTCCTCACAGGCTTCTTCTCGACCCTGCCCAAGGAGATCTCCGAGGCCGCCTTTGTGGATGGAGCCGGTCATTACCGGACGTTCTTCTCGGTGATGCTGCCGATGGCCCGTCCCGGCATGATCAGCATCGGCATCTTCAACGCGCTGGGGTTGTGGAACCAGTACCTGATACCCGTCTTCCTGGTCACCGACGAGAGCAAGTTCGTGGTGCCCCAGGGGCTCGCCATCCTGGCGGCGACCGCCGGCTACCGATCGGACTTCTCCGGGCTGTTCGCCGGCTTGATGATCGGCATGGCCCCGGTGCTGGTCCTCTACCTGATCTTCCAGAAGCAGATCCAGTCGGGCATGACCGCGGGGGCGTTGAAGTGA
- a CDS encoding homoserine dehydrogenase has product MTNQQQQAASVDPVTRPLRVALLGCGVVGSEVVRLLNEQGRDLGARVGRPLELVGIAVRRLNRTRPGIDPALFTTDAEELVRREDVDLVVEVIGGIEPARSLILAAMEHGASVVTANKALLAEDGSTLFTAAEKAGVDLYFEAAVAGAIPIIRPLRESLVGDEITSVIGIVNGTTNFILDKMDIDGAGFAETLAEAQELGYAEADPTADIEGFDAAAKAAILSSLAFHSRVTGADVYREGITDVTSTDIASAREMGCVVKLLAICQLSEVDPAAPDAERTVSVRVHPAMIPRSHPLAGVGGAYNAVFVESRSAGRLMFYGPGAGGPPTASAVLGDLVTVARNRLRGAPGPGESSYARRTVSPIGDVVTRYHLSLEVADVAGVLATIALCFAEHEVSIQTVRQQGREGDAQLVIVTHRATDAALSATVEALRGLDVVQQVISVMRVEGE; this is encoded by the coding sequence ATGACCAACCAACAGCAGCAAGCGGCCAGCGTCGATCCGGTGACCCGGCCGCTTCGGGTCGCGCTGCTGGGGTGCGGAGTGGTCGGCTCCGAGGTGGTCCGACTGCTGAACGAGCAGGGCCGCGACCTGGGTGCGCGGGTGGGGCGCCCGCTCGAGCTGGTGGGCATCGCCGTCCGGCGGCTGAACCGCACCCGCCCGGGCATCGACCCCGCACTCTTCACCACCGACGCCGAGGAGCTGGTGCGTCGCGAGGACGTCGACCTGGTGGTCGAGGTGATCGGCGGCATCGAACCCGCCCGGTCGCTGATCCTGGCGGCGATGGAGCACGGCGCCTCGGTGGTCACCGCGAACAAGGCCTTGCTGGCCGAGGACGGGTCCACCTTGTTCACGGCAGCCGAGAAGGCCGGCGTCGACCTGTACTTCGAGGCCGCGGTCGCCGGGGCGATACCGATCATCCGGCCGCTGCGCGAGTCGCTGGTGGGTGACGAGATCACCTCGGTGATCGGCATCGTGAACGGCACCACCAACTTCATCCTGGACAAGATGGACATCGACGGCGCCGGTTTCGCCGAAACCCTCGCCGAGGCTCAGGAGCTCGGCTATGCGGAGGCCGACCCGACAGCGGACATCGAGGGGTTCGATGCCGCCGCCAAGGCGGCCATCCTGTCCAGCCTGGCATTTCACAGCCGGGTGACCGGCGCTGACGTCTACCGCGAGGGGATCACCGACGTCACCTCCACCGACATCGCCTCGGCCCGGGAGATGGGCTGTGTCGTGAAGCTGCTCGCCATCTGCCAGCTGTCCGAGGTCGACCCGGCTGCGCCGGACGCCGAGCGGACGGTGTCGGTGCGCGTACACCCGGCGATGATCCCGCGCAGCCATCCACTGGCCGGTGTGGGCGGCGCCTACAACGCGGTCTTCGTCGAGTCCCGGTCGGCCGGTCGGCTGATGTTCTACGGCCCGGGAGCCGGTGGACCGCCGACGGCCAGTGCCGTCCTCGGCGACCTGGTCACCGTGGCCCGCAACCGTCTGCGGGGAGCGCCAGGACCGGGGGAGTCCAGCTATGCCCGGCGGACCGTGTCACCGATCGGTGATGTGGTCACCCGCTACCACCTGTCCCTCGAGGTCGCGGACGTGGCCGGAGTGCTGGCGACGATTGCGCTGTGCTTCGCCGAACACGAGGTGTCGATCCAGACGGTCCGGCAGCAGGGGCGAGAGGGCGACGCTCAGCTGGTGATCGTCACCCACCGGGCGACCGACGCCGCTTTGAGTGCGACGGTCGAGGCCCTGCGCGGACTCGACGTCGTCCAACAGGTGATCAGTGTCATGCGAGTGGAAGGTGAATGA
- the lysA gene encoding diaminopimelate decarboxylase — MTHSHVAGSIHADVASRAPGWLAVPEDVNALMPRLWSANVSKSESGVLQVAGVDVARIAAEVGTPAYVLDEDDLRARARDFASAFAGWDVYYAGKSFLCTAVARWVAEEGLGVDVCTGGELAVALRAGVPGERIGLHGNNKSEAELLAGLEAGVGRIIVDSFDEIARLGRICSDRGQSARVMVRVTTGVEAHTHEYIATAHEDQKFGFSIAGGAAAEALLACHDHPQLELAGIHSHIGSQIFDAEGFQVAARRTLRLHAEFARTTGIELAELDLGGGFGIAYTSADTPSTPQELAAALHEIVTSECAALGVAVPHLSIEPGRAISGPSTFALYRVGTVKTVQLDGNAARLYVAVDGGMSDNIRTALYAAEYSATLASRRSSAPPALSRVVGKHCEGGDILVRDEFLPADIVPGDLVAVPAAGAYSRSMASNYNHVPRPPVVSVRRGEITTLIRRETIDDLIALDVG, encoded by the coding sequence ATGACCCATTCGCACGTCGCCGGCTCCATCCATGCCGACGTCGCCTCGCGGGCGCCGGGCTGGCTGGCCGTGCCCGAGGATGTCAACGCCCTGATGCCGCGGCTGTGGAGTGCGAACGTGTCCAAGAGCGAGTCGGGAGTGCTGCAGGTCGCGGGTGTCGATGTGGCGCGCATCGCCGCTGAGGTGGGCACCCCCGCCTACGTGCTGGATGAAGATGACCTTCGGGCCCGGGCCCGCGACTTCGCCTCCGCGTTCGCCGGCTGGGACGTCTACTACGCCGGCAAGTCCTTCCTGTGTACGGCGGTGGCCCGCTGGGTCGCCGAGGAGGGGCTCGGCGTCGATGTCTGCACCGGTGGGGAGCTGGCCGTGGCACTGCGCGCCGGCGTGCCTGGCGAGCGGATCGGTCTGCACGGCAACAACAAGAGCGAGGCCGAGTTGCTCGCCGGGCTCGAGGCCGGCGTCGGCCGGATCATCGTGGACTCCTTCGACGAGATCGCCCGGCTCGGTCGGATCTGCTCCGACCGGGGCCAGTCGGCCCGGGTGATGGTGCGGGTCACGACCGGGGTGGAGGCGCACACCCACGAATACATCGCCACCGCCCACGAGGACCAGAAGTTCGGATTCTCGATCGCCGGCGGTGCCGCGGCCGAGGCGCTGTTGGCCTGTCATGATCATCCCCAGCTCGAGCTGGCGGGCATCCACTCCCACATCGGCTCGCAGATCTTCGATGCCGAGGGGTTCCAGGTGGCAGCCCGCCGGACGCTGCGGCTGCATGCGGAGTTCGCCCGGACGACCGGGATCGAGCTGGCCGAGCTCGATCTGGGCGGCGGCTTCGGGATCGCCTACACGAGCGCCGACACCCCGTCGACGCCGCAGGAGCTGGCAGCCGCTCTGCACGAGATCGTGACCTCCGAGTGTGCCGCCCTCGGTGTCGCGGTGCCGCACCTGTCGATCGAGCCCGGACGGGCCATCAGCGGCCCGAGCACCTTCGCGCTCTATCGGGTGGGGACGGTCAAGACCGTCCAGCTCGACGGCAACGCGGCCCGGCTCTACGTCGCCGTGGACGGCGGGATGAGCGACAACATCCGGACCGCCCTGTATGCGGCCGAGTATTCCGCCACGCTCGCCTCACGGCGCTCCAGCGCACCGCCGGCGCTGTCCCGGGTGGTCGGCAAGCACTGCGAGGGTGGCGACATCCTGGTCAGGGACGAGTTCCTGCCGGCCGACATCGTGCCCGGCGACCTGGTTGCCGTACCGGCCGCGGGCGCATACAGCCGGTCGATGGCCAGCAACTACAACCACGTACCACGGCCGCCGGTGGTGTCGGTCCGCCGCGGTGAGATCACCACCCTGATCCGGCGCGAGACGATCGATGACCTGATCGCCCTCGATGTCGGGTGA
- the thrC gene encoding threonine synthase, with protein sequence MAGQTQAGVMAEPVRRRGLIERYRSWLPVSDTDPVITLGEGGTPLVAAEALSEILGCDTYLKVEGANPTGSFKDRGMTVAVSVSAGAGAEAVVCASTGNTSASAAAYASRGGLLPIVLLPAGRIAAGKLAQAVVHGAKIVQIDGNFDQCLALARALSNSYPVALVNSVNPARIEGQKTAAFEIVDELGDAPDLHVLPVGNGGNITAYWRGYVQYAEAKVSTRRPRMWGFQAAGAAPLVLGHPVLHPETVATAIRIGNPASTTAAIAAQQQSGGLFEAVTDEQILAAQHFLASREGVFVEPASAAGVAGLLAKQLRGEIDRGQQIVITVTGHGLKDIDTALSGTGAIEAEVVPAELAAVAGACELDG encoded by the coding sequence ATGGCCGGGCAGACACAAGCGGGGGTCATGGCCGAGCCGGTACGCCGGCGCGGGCTGATCGAGCGCTACCGCAGCTGGCTTCCGGTGAGCGACACCGATCCGGTGATCACCCTGGGCGAGGGCGGTACGCCGTTGGTGGCCGCCGAGGCGCTCTCGGAGATCCTCGGCTGCGACACCTATCTGAAGGTTGAGGGTGCCAACCCCACCGGTTCCTTCAAGGACCGCGGCATGACTGTTGCGGTCAGCGTCTCGGCCGGAGCCGGAGCCGAGGCGGTCGTCTGTGCCTCGACCGGCAACACCTCAGCCTCCGCTGCCGCGTACGCCTCCCGCGGCGGGTTGCTGCCTATCGTGTTGCTGCCGGCCGGTCGGATCGCGGCTGGCAAGCTGGCCCAAGCCGTCGTCCACGGCGCCAAGATCGTCCAGATCGACGGGAACTTCGACCAGTGCCTCGCGCTGGCGCGAGCGTTGTCCAACAGCTATCCGGTGGCCCTGGTCAACTCGGTCAACCCGGCGCGGATCGAGGGTCAGAAGACCGCTGCCTTCGAGATCGTCGACGAGCTGGGCGATGCCCCCGACCTGCATGTGCTCCCAGTGGGCAACGGCGGGAATATCACCGCCTACTGGCGCGGTTATGTGCAGTACGCAGAGGCGAAGGTGTCCACTCGGCGCCCACGTATGTGGGGGTTCCAGGCAGCCGGCGCCGCGCCCCTGGTGCTGGGACATCCGGTGCTGCACCCTGAGACCGTTGCTACCGCCATCCGGATCGGCAACCCGGCGTCGACAACGGCGGCGATCGCCGCTCAACAGCAGTCGGGTGGACTGTTCGAGGCGGTCACTGACGAACAGATCCTTGCCGCACAACACTTCCTCGCCTCTCGTGAGGGTGTTTTCGTCGAGCCCGCCTCGGCGGCCGGCGTCGCGGGCCTGCTGGCCAAGCAGCTCCGTGGCGAGATCGACCGGGGTCAGCAGATCGTGATCACCGTCACCGGCCACGGCCTGAAGGACATCGATACCGCCCTTTCCGGCACCGGTGCAATCGAGGCCGAGGTCGTTCCGGCCGAGCTTGCAGCCGTGGCGGGCGCCTGCGAGCTGGACGGTTAA
- a CDS encoding glycosyltransferase family 87 protein — protein MTSVSPPSASGPASLIGRLADRYDRHRGGRAVIGWWVVTRLIIIALMSTIESFVVGDVFYYWRKTAALWEVGLPSTLNEYPTPVAWILWLPYGLSAGHRVGYLVAFIALMMVLDGAFCYLLWRMNGRRHDRAIDFWLVFVLLVGPLAYLRFDLLPAVLAGGALLYARRHPWVTGAFTGLGAAIKLWPALLMPAFLAHRPGRKDASATFVGVGFGLALLSLLLGGWGRLVSPLTWQSGRGLQIESVWATPLMILRAIRPHAWVVDISRFQAYEIFGSGVGSMLLLSNLATVVGFVVMIALFARGFRTDPSPIAVGLVILSVVAIMVVTNKTLSPQYLLWLGGPMAALLAMKAELAEDERALIRRLGKQLVLLALLTHLVYPSLYDGLLGRQGHVMIIISTVAVTLRNLALVLFTVEVCRLAWRFLGPEQQKGRHGSVAALR, from the coding sequence TTGACTTCTGTATCCCCACCCTCTGCTTCCGGCCCCGCCTCCTTGATCGGGCGTCTCGCCGACCGCTATGACCGACACCGCGGCGGACGTGCCGTCATCGGCTGGTGGGTCGTCACCCGGTTGATCATCATCGCCCTGATGTCGACCATCGAAAGCTTCGTGGTCGGCGACGTCTTCTACTACTGGCGAAAGACCGCCGCGCTCTGGGAGGTCGGGCTGCCGAGCACGCTGAACGAGTACCCGACCCCGGTCGCCTGGATCCTCTGGCTGCCGTATGGACTCAGTGCCGGCCACCGGGTCGGTTACCTGGTCGCCTTCATCGCGTTGATGATGGTGCTCGATGGGGCCTTCTGTTATCTGCTCTGGCGGATGAACGGCCGTCGGCACGACCGGGCGATCGACTTCTGGCTGGTCTTCGTCCTCCTGGTCGGCCCACTGGCTTACCTGCGCTTCGACCTGCTGCCGGCGGTGCTCGCCGGTGGAGCGTTGCTCTACGCCAGGCGACATCCCTGGGTGACCGGTGCCTTCACCGGGCTCGGAGCCGCCATCAAGCTGTGGCCGGCCCTGCTGATGCCGGCCTTCCTCGCGCACCGACCAGGCCGCAAGGACGCCTCGGCGACTTTCGTCGGGGTCGGTTTCGGCCTGGCCCTGCTGAGCCTGCTGCTCGGTGGTTGGGGCCGGCTGGTCTCGCCGCTGACCTGGCAGTCCGGGCGTGGGCTGCAGATCGAGTCGGTCTGGGCCACCCCGTTGATGATCCTCCGGGCCATCCGTCCGCACGCCTGGGTCGTCGACATCTCCCGGTTCCAGGCGTACGAGATCTTCGGCTCCGGCGTGGGCTCAATGCTGCTGCTCAGCAACTTGGCGACCGTGGTGGGCTTCGTCGTGATGATCGCCCTGTTCGCCCGCGGGTTCCGCACCGACCCGTCACCGATCGCCGTCGGACTGGTCATCCTGTCCGTGGTGGCCATCATGGTGGTGACCAACAAGACCCTCAGCCCGCAGTACCTGCTCTGGCTCGGCGGCCCGATGGCGGCCCTGCTGGCGATGAAGGCGGAACTGGCCGAGGATGAGCGGGCGTTGATCAGACGGCTCGGCAAGCAGCTGGTGCTGCTCGCGCTGCTGACCCATCTGGTCTACCCGAGCCTCTATGACGGCCTGCTGGGCAGGCAGGGCCACGTGATGATCATCATCTCGACGGTCGCCGTCACGCTGCGCAACCTCGCCCTGGTGCTCTTCACCGTCGAGGTCTGCCGGCTGGCCTGGAGGTTCCTCGGCCCGGAGCAGCAGAAGGGCCGCCACGGTTCCGTGGCAGCCCTCCGATGA
- the thrB gene encoding homoserine kinase — MPASGYGAPGQLQVGASVTVEVPATSANLGPGFDSFGLALDWQDAVRLEVTERGFSADVAGQGADEVPRDERHLVIASALRAFQVLGVTVPGLHLSCRNSIPHGRGLGSSSAAIVSGLVAALALAGRGLDRGWLLQLADEIEGHPDNVAAAIYGGFVVAYPAEGGIQVAEGTVLDGIEMLVLVPDTPVPTMAARGLLPAQVSHQDASANAGRAALLVQALAGNPELLFAATEDRLHQSYRASAMPESYELLTSLRNKGFAAVISGAGPSVLVFGLPAELHRAAALAPPAFVARQLGVGAGARVVGAWPPG; from the coding sequence ATGCCGGCGTCTGGCTACGGCGCACCAGGACAGCTGCAGGTCGGGGCCAGCGTGACGGTGGAGGTGCCCGCCACCAGTGCCAACCTCGGTCCCGGATTCGACAGCTTCGGTCTCGCGCTCGACTGGCAGGATGCCGTCCGCCTCGAGGTCACCGAACGAGGGTTCAGTGCCGACGTCGCCGGGCAGGGTGCTGATGAGGTGCCGCGCGATGAGCGCCACCTGGTGATCGCTTCGGCACTGCGGGCCTTTCAGGTGCTCGGCGTGACGGTGCCCGGCCTGCACCTGAGTTGCCGCAACTCCATCCCGCATGGGCGAGGGCTCGGATCCTCATCGGCCGCCATCGTCTCTGGTCTGGTGGCAGCGCTGGCTCTGGCCGGTCGCGGGCTCGACCGGGGCTGGCTGCTGCAGCTCGCCGACGAGATCGAGGGGCATCCGGACAACGTGGCCGCCGCCATCTATGGCGGTTTCGTCGTTGCCTACCCGGCCGAAGGGGGCATCCAGGTGGCCGAGGGCACGGTGCTGGACGGCATCGAGATGCTGGTTCTGGTCCCCGACACGCCGGTACCGACCATGGCCGCCCGGGGTCTGCTGCCGGCACAGGTGTCCCATCAGGACGCGAGCGCGAACGCCGGCAGGGCGGCACTGCTCGTCCAGGCGCTCGCCGGGAACCCGGAGCTGCTGTTCGCCGCAACCGAGGACCGGCTCCACCAAAGCTATCGCGCCAGCGCCATGCCAGAGTCGTACGAGTTGCTCACATCCCTTCGAAACAAGGGGTTTGCAGCGGTCATCAGTGGTGCTGGGCCCTCTGTTCTGGTGTTCGGCCTGCCGGCCGAGCTGCACCGAGCCGCTGCTCTGGCTCCACCTGCTTTCGTGGCCCGGCAGCTGGGTGTCGGTGCGGGCGCCCGGGTGGTCGGCGCCTGGCCGCCCGGCTGA
- the rho gene encoding transcription termination factor Rho, translating into MQTPEGSAGRKRKGSGLEAMVLPELKQLAATLGLKGAGAMRKGQLIDAIRGAQSGTGADRATNGGRQHTSPGGNAPAAGPQADAGAHHNGGTPSSGHAPTSNDRGAQVRDNREAEARNAETRRDNGQRADGAQQPTLDAGQSTQPRLDRQRNDERQRSDDRTAQPQDRTQDQQGEARADTGERGEQGSSEGDGQSERRSRRSSNRENTQRDTGQRDTGQRDSNQRDSGQRDSGQRENQRDNGQRENQRDNGQRENQRDNNRQSQRDNNQSQRENNQRDSSSRDYDDDGGNRRGRRRRNRDRQNRRGRSGTMTMDRYESEPVVSDDDVLVATSGILDVLDNYAFVRTTGYLPGDNDAYVSLSMVKKFGLRKGDVVAGLIRQSREGERKEKFNPLVRVESINGDDPEKAKNRPEFGKLTPLYPQERLRLETAPNVMTTRIIDIVAPVGKGQRGLIVSPPKAGKTLVLQAIANAITTNNPEVHLMVVLVDERPEEVTDMQRTVKGEVIASTFDRPADDHTTVAELAIERAKRLVELGHDVVVLLDSITRLGRAYNIAAPASGRILSGGVDSSALYPPKRFFGAARNIEHGGSLTILATALIETGSKMDEVIFEEFKGTGNMELRLRREFADKRIFPAIDVDASGTRREELLMGKEELAIVWKLRRVLSGLDGLQALEMLLDRLRKTQSNGDFLMSIVKTMPNREDMS; encoded by the coding sequence ATGCAGACCCCCGAGGGTTCAGCAGGGCGCAAGCGGAAGGGATCAGGTCTGGAGGCGATGGTGCTTCCCGAGCTGAAGCAACTTGCCGCGACACTCGGACTCAAGGGCGCCGGCGCCATGCGCAAGGGCCAGCTGATCGACGCCATCCGCGGGGCCCAGTCCGGCACCGGTGCCGACCGAGCCACCAACGGTGGCCGACAGCACACGTCCCCGGGCGGCAACGCTCCGGCGGCCGGTCCGCAGGCGGACGCCGGCGCTCACCACAACGGCGGCACCCCGAGCAGCGGGCATGCGCCCACCAGCAACGACCGTGGCGCCCAGGTGCGGGATAACCGCGAGGCCGAGGCCCGCAACGCCGAGACTCGCCGAGACAATGGCCAGCGAGCGGACGGGGCGCAGCAGCCCACGCTCGACGCCGGCCAGTCGACCCAGCCACGCCTCGACCGCCAGCGCAATGATGAGCGCCAGCGCAGCGACGACCGCACCGCGCAGCCGCAGGACCGTACCCAAGATCAGCAGGGTGAAGCGCGGGCAGACACCGGCGAGCGAGGTGAACAGGGCTCATCCGAGGGCGACGGTCAGAGCGAGCGTCGTAGTCGGCGCTCGAGCAACCGGGAGAACACCCAGCGCGACACTGGTCAGCGCGACACTGGTCAGCGCGACAGCAACCAGCGCGACAGCGGTCAGCGCGACAGCGGTCAGCGGGAGAACCAGCGCGACAACGGTCAGCGCGAGAACCAGCGCGACAACGGTCAGCGCGAGAACCAGCGCGACAACAACCGCCAGAGCCAGCGCGACAACAACCAGAGCCAGCGCGAGAACAATCAGCGGGACAGCAGCAGCCGGGACTACGACGACGACGGCGGCAACCGTCGGGGCCGGCGTCGCCGCAACCGTGACCGGCAGAACCGCCGTGGCCGCAGCGGGACGATGACCATGGACCGGTACGAGTCGGAGCCGGTCGTCTCGGACGACGACGTGCTGGTCGCGACCTCCGGGATCCTGGATGTGCTGGACAACTATGCGTTCGTGCGTACCACCGGCTACCTGCCCGGGGACAACGACGCCTATGTCTCGCTCTCCATGGTCAAGAAGTTCGGCCTGCGCAAGGGTGACGTCGTCGCCGGTCTGATCCGGCAGTCTCGCGAAGGCGAGCGCAAGGAGAAGTTCAACCCGCTGGTGCGGGTCGAGTCGATCAACGGCGACGACCCCGAGAAGGCGAAGAACCGACCCGAGTTCGGCAAGCTGACCCCGCTCTATCCGCAGGAACGGCTCCGGTTGGAGACCGCTCCCAATGTGATGACGACTCGGATCATCGACATCGTCGCCCCGGTCGGCAAGGGACAACGCGGCCTGATCGTCTCGCCCCCCAAGGCGGGCAAGACCCTGGTGCTGCAGGCGATCGCCAATGCCATCACCACCAACAACCCTGAGGTGCATCTCATGGTGGTGCTGGTCGACGAGCGACCTGAAGAGGTCACCGACATGCAGCGAACCGTCAAGGGTGAGGTCATCGCCTCCACCTTCGACCGTCCCGCGGATGACCACACCACAGTGGCTGAGCTGGCGATCGAGCGAGCCAAGCGTCTGGTCGAGCTGGGCCACGATGTCGTCGTGTTGCTGGACTCGATCACCCGGCTGGGCCGTGCGTACAACATTGCCGCCCCCGCCAGTGGCAGGATCCTCTCCGGCGGTGTCGACTCGTCGGCCTTGTACCCGCCGAAGCGCTTCTTCGGTGCGGCCCGCAACATCGAGCACGGTGGCTCGTTGACCATTCTGGCCACTGCGTTGATCGAGACGGGCTCGAAGATGGATGAGGTGATCTTCGAGGAGTTCAAGGGCACCGGCAACATGGAACTCAGGCTGCGGCGCGAGTTCGCCGACAAGCGGATCTTCCCGGCCATCGACGTGGATGCCTCCGGCACCCGCCGCGAGGAGCTGCTGATGGGCAAGGAAGAACTGGCCATCGTCTGGAAGCTGCGCCGGGTGCTGTCTGGGCTGGACGGGCTGCAGGCCCTGGAGATGCTGCTGGACCGGCTGCGCAAGACGCAGAGCAATGGCGACTTCCTGATGTCCATCGTCAAGACCATGCCCAACCGCGAGGACATGTCCTGA